One window from the genome of Vibrio vulnificus NBRC 15645 = ATCC 27562 encodes:
- the rpsO gene encoding 30S ribosomal protein S15, translating into MSLNAETKAAIVADYARGEGDTGSPEVQVALLTASINHLQGHFQAHKGDHHSRRGLLRMVSRRRKLLDYLKGKDLARYQDLIKRLGLRR; encoded by the coding sequence ATGTCTCTGAATGCAGAAACTAAAGCAGCAATCGTTGCTGATTACGCACGTGGCGAAGGCGACACTGGTTCACCAGAAGTACAAGTAGCACTACTAACTGCTTCTATCAACCACCTACAAGGTCACTTCCAAGCGCACAAAGGCGATCACCACAGCCGTCGTGGTCTTCTACGCATGGTTTCTCGTCGTCGTAAGCTTCTAGACTACCTAAAAGGTAAAGATCTAGCTCGCTACCAAGACCTAATCAAACGTCTAGGCCTACGTCGCTAA
- the rbfA gene encoding 30S ribosome-binding factor RbfA, producing the protein MSKDFSRTQRVSQQLQKELAMILQREVRDSRLGMVTISDVEVSRDLAYAKVFVTFLCVGEQTPESCLAALREHEVHIRMMLGKRIRLRLTPEVRFYYDNTLVEGMRMSNLVTEVVNKDKIKQKDAGREDEE; encoded by the coding sequence ATGTCAAAAGATTTTAGCCGCACGCAGCGTGTTTCACAGCAGCTGCAAAAAGAACTTGCGATGATCCTTCAACGTGAAGTTCGTGATTCTCGTTTGGGTATGGTGACGATTTCCGATGTGGAAGTGTCGCGTGACCTCGCTTATGCGAAAGTCTTTGTTACCTTCCTATGTGTTGGCGAACAAACCCCTGAGTCTTGTCTTGCCGCACTGCGTGAACACGAAGTGCATATTCGTATGATGCTAGGTAAACGCATCCGTCTTCGTTTGACGCCTGAAGTTCGCTTCTATTACGACAACACTTTGGTTGAAGGTATGCGCATGTCAAACCTTGTCACCGAAGTGGTCAACAAAGACAAAATCAAGCAAAAAGACGCAGGTCGTGAGGACGAAGAGTAA
- the truB gene encoding tRNA pseudouridine(55) synthase TruB, producing the protein MARRRKGRPIDGVILLDKPTGMSSNDALQKVKRLYFAEKAGHTGALDPLATGMLPICLGEATKFSQFLLDSDKRYRVIAKLGERTDTSDSDGDVVETRPVNVTLETLEACIEKFRGESDQVPSMFSALKYQGKPLYEYARKGIEVPRESRKITVYEIILHRFEGDEVEMEVHCSKGTYIRTIVDDLGEMLGCGAHVTMLRRTGVAKYPYENMVTLEQLNELVDNANRDGIAPREVLDPLLMPMDTAVEDLPEVNLIADLADMVMHGQAVQVLSAPTEGQLRLTMGEERRFIGVGEMNRDGKIAPKRLVVFRDEE; encoded by the coding sequence ATGGCTCGTCGTCGTAAAGGTCGTCCGATTGATGGTGTTATCTTATTAGATAAACCTACAGGAATGTCATCTAACGATGCTTTGCAGAAAGTAAAACGCCTCTACTTTGCAGAAAAAGCGGGTCATACAGGCGCGCTGGACCCACTAGCTACGGGGATGTTGCCAATTTGCCTTGGTGAAGCGACAAAGTTTTCTCAGTTTTTGCTCGATTCAGACAAACGTTATCGAGTGATCGCAAAGCTAGGTGAGCGCACCGACACCTCAGATTCTGACGGTGACGTAGTGGAAACTCGCCCTGTTAACGTGACGCTAGAGACCCTAGAAGCGTGTATTGAGAAATTCCGCGGGGAATCCGATCAAGTACCATCGATGTTCTCAGCATTGAAATATCAAGGCAAGCCTTTATATGAATATGCTCGTAAAGGCATCGAAGTGCCACGAGAGTCTCGCAAGATAACCGTCTATGAGATCATTCTTCATCGCTTTGAAGGTGATGAAGTGGAAATGGAAGTGCATTGCTCAAAAGGTACTTACATTCGCACTATCGTCGACGATCTAGGTGAAATGCTTGGCTGTGGTGCACACGTAACTATGCTACGTCGTACTGGTGTTGCAAAGTATCCTTATGAAAACATGGTGACCTTAGAACAGCTTAACGAATTGGTTGATAACGCCAATCGTGATGGCATTGCACCACGTGAGGTGCTGGATCCATTGCTGATGCCGATGGATACCGCAGTTGAAGATTTGCCAGAAGTGAATCTGATCGCGGATCTAGCCGATATGGTGATGCATGGCCAAGCTGTTCAAGTCTTGAGTGCGCCAACAGAAGGCCAACTCAGATTGACCATGGGTGAAGAAAGACGCTTTATCGGTGTCGGTGAAATGAATCGCGATGGGAAAATTGCACCAAAACGTTTGGTGGTTTTTCGCGACGAAGAGTAA